One part of the Solanum dulcamara chromosome 3, daSolDulc1.2, whole genome shotgun sequence genome encodes these proteins:
- the LOC129881731 gene encoding protein ELC-like: MDYFKSLAHELFSTNFETSPSSIQFIDAALSCTSPHFAPSYTDPNQKRIIRRHLVSLLHDYLSFKPSIDAFMHEDGTSVNLLNANGELQVSSSTPAIPLTIWLHESYPFVAPIVLMSTNTTYPIYDNHPFVDSSSGAISSFYLVNWKYPGCNLSELVHNLVKIFSHNHPFYYSPSTDNFFHPSFASRREAVDRLSCTLHYDMTELLSKTHEEVVELSSLREQMVRRAIVAEFSVDENENERTELKERVKILTDEVDKLSNWLKVNDQDSFSGHEIEDAFEATDENSKTLLDCLAADRATEDLMYSLDKAVEQGVIPFGTYIKQVRLLAKEQYFGRAKLEKMGISLQWLD, from the coding sequence ATGGATTACTTCAAATCACTAGCTCATGAGTTATTTTCCACAAATTTTGAAACATCTCCATCTTCAATCCAATTCATAGATGCTGCACTTTCTTGTACAAGCCCACATTTTGCACCATCTTACACAGATCCTAATCAAAAACGTATAATTCGAAGGCACCTCGTCTCTCTGCTTCATGATTATCTTTCTTTCAAACCTTCCATCGATGCATTCATGCACGAAGATGGCACGAGTGTCAACTTACTTAACGCAAACGGAGAGTTGCAAGTCTCTTCCTCCACCCCTGCAATCCCTCTTACCATTTGGTTACATGAAAGTTACCCTTTTGTAGCCCCTATTGTCCTTATGTCTACAAATACTACCTATCCAATTTATGACAACCATCCTTTTGTTGACTCTTCATCAGGTGctatttcttcattttactTAGTAAATTGGAAGTACCCTGGCTGCAACCTTTCTGAACTTGTGCACAACCTTGTCAAGATCTTCTCACATAATCATCCTTTTTACTATTCACCTTCAACTGACAATTTCTTTCACCCTTCTTTCGCTTCTAGGAGAGAGGCTGTGGACCGTCTCTCGTGCACACTTCATTATGACATGACAGAATTACTGTCCAAGACTCATGAAGAGGTGGTGGAGCTTTCAAGCCTTAGAGAACAAATGGTTAGAAGGGCAATTGTTGCTGAGTTTTCGGTCGATGAGAATGAAAATGAAAGGACAGAATTGAAGGAAAGGGTGAAAATTTTGACAGACGAAGTGGATAAACTGTCGAATTGGCTAAAAGTTAATGATCAAGATTCATTTTCAGGACATGAAATTGAGGATGCATTTGAAGCTACTGATGAGAATTCAAAAACATTACTTGATTGCCTAGCAGCAGACAGGGCAACAGAAGATTTGATGTATTCATTAGATAAGGCAGTTGAGCAAGGGGTAATACCTTTTGGTACATATATAAAGCAAGTGAGACTTTTGGCCAAAGAACAATACTTTGGTAGAGCTAAGCTTGAAAAAATGGGAATATCTCTCCAGTGGCTTGATTGA